Proteins encoded by one window of Vampirovibrionales bacterium:
- a CDS encoding WecB/TagA/CpsF family glycosyltransferase, with protein sequence MQTHANFALEDSPRTADVLGIPVRCVDADRALRLIETALEQTAVQNAPAQEAYLGDPGRTTPLHVVTLNPEMIMQAQQDPELDDILKTAGLSIPDGAGVVWALRRQGIAVQRLPGIELAEALLARAAQRGWPVAFIGAQAATLDAAIAALSTRYPGLAVAYAHHGFFSTDEEEAACAQACADARPKAVFVALGAPRQEKWIRRHAGRFTPNTALLGVGGSLDVWSGLKRRAPAVLRRLNLEWAYRIASEPWRLQRTYKTLPLFALKVLCYRGSCDAPASRPS encoded by the coding sequence GTGCAGACCCACGCCAATTTCGCGCTTGAAGATTCGCCCCGAACGGCTGATGTGTTGGGGATCCCGGTCCGCTGCGTTGACGCCGACAGGGCTTTGCGCCTGATAGAAACAGCTCTTGAGCAGACGGCTGTCCAGAACGCGCCTGCCCAAGAGGCCTATCTTGGAGATCCGGGCCGCACGACGCCCCTGCACGTGGTCACGCTCAACCCCGAGATGATCATGCAAGCCCAGCAAGATCCTGAGCTGGATGATATCCTGAAAACTGCTGGTCTGAGCATCCCAGACGGCGCGGGCGTTGTGTGGGCGCTTCGCCGACAGGGGATCGCGGTTCAGCGCCTGCCGGGCATCGAACTGGCGGAAGCCCTGCTTGCGCGCGCTGCGCAACGGGGCTGGCCCGTCGCGTTCATCGGAGCGCAAGCGGCGACGCTGGATGCGGCCATCGCGGCGCTGTCGACGCGGTATCCGGGTCTGGCGGTCGCTTACGCCCATCACGGATTTTTCTCCACAGATGAGGAAGAAGCCGCCTGCGCCCAAGCGTGCGCCGATGCGCGGCCCAAAGCGGTATTCGTGGCGCTGGGGGCCCCGCGACAGGAGAAGTGGATCCGACGCCATGCGGGACGCTTTACCCCGAATACGGCGCTGTTAGGCGTCGGCGGCAGTCTGGACGTGTGGAGCGGACTGAAACGCCGCGCCCCGGCTGTCTTACGGCGCCTGAATCTGGAATGGGCCTATCGCATTGCCAGCGAACCGTGGCGTTTGCAGCGCACTTACAAAACGTTACCGCTTTTCGCCCTGAAAGTGCTATGCTACAGGGGGTCTTGCGACGCACCCGCGTCACGCCCGTCGTGA
- a CDS encoding GGDEF domain-containing protein — translation MALSSLRFGAQPQAFPATRDSGARSGDSFGGITAPRALLAPRFGQDRDPLAALPESRNFRRSNPLDQLAKLELIFKMLISLLERCEKRIPIAAPILSQAHNLLDLGMGTVQNLRNLVGRDALTGVPNRQSYDDALKQRSDEAKARQGDFTTLMLDIDHFKKVNDTLGHEGGDRVLRQVAESVQRYLENQKGDPQVFRYGGEEFAILASGLTRDESQALAQGVCNAVRAIDWEGERRSDYKLNEAGLDYIRNQRDHGAMTVSVGACHAQFSNPDDIQTFEKPEVLTKAADSRLYFAKKSGRNRACL, via the coding sequence GTGGCTTTGTCTTCCCTCCGTTTTGGCGCTCAACCGCAGGCGTTTCCCGCTACTCGCGACTCAGGCGCCAGATCCGGCGACAGTTTTGGCGGCATTACGGCCCCCCGCGCGCTGCTTGCGCCCCGATTCGGCCAGGACCGCGATCCGTTGGCGGCGCTGCCGGAATCCCGGAATTTCCGCCGCTCGAACCCTCTGGACCAGCTCGCCAAGCTGGAACTCATCTTTAAAATGCTGATCAGCCTGCTGGAGCGCTGCGAGAAGCGTATTCCCATCGCGGCCCCCATTCTCTCTCAAGCGCATAACCTGCTGGATCTGGGCATGGGGACGGTTCAGAATCTTCGCAATCTCGTCGGGCGCGATGCTTTGACAGGCGTTCCCAATCGCCAGTCTTACGACGACGCCTTGAAGCAGCGCTCAGACGAGGCAAAGGCTCGCCAAGGCGACTTTACGACGCTGATGCTCGACATCGACCACTTTAAAAAGGTCAATGACACGCTGGGTCATGAGGGCGGCGATCGGGTGTTGCGGCAGGTGGCCGAATCCGTTCAGCGCTATCTGGAAAACCAGAAGGGCGACCCGCAGGTGTTTCGTTACGGCGGCGAGGAGTTCGCCATTCTGGCCTCGGGCTTGACGCGCGACGAAAGTCAGGCGCTGGCGCAAGGCGTGTGTAACGCGGTTCGCGCCATCGATTGGGAGGGCGAGCGCCGGTCGGACTACAAGCTGAACGAGGCGGGGCTTGATTATATTCGCAATCAACGCGATCACGGCGCGATGACGGTTAGCGTGGGCGCCTGTCATGCCCAATTCTCAAATCCTGACGATATTCAGACGTTTGAAAAGCCTGAAGTGCTTACCAAAGCGGCTGATAGTCGCCTGTACTTCGCCAAGAAAAGCGGTCGAAATCGCGCCTGCCTGTAA
- the ligA gene encoding NAD-dependent DNA ligase LigA, which translates to MTASTFDSRADRERLDALRQTLDRHNYLYYVLDKSELPDADYDALYRELLALEARHPDWVTFDSPSQRVGAAPAAGFQTIRHPQRLYSLDNVFNPAELRAWQERLAKQADIDSQRLRYVAELKIDGLAISLVYENGALRYGATRGDGLEGEDITASLKTIRSIPLRAPVTGMLDAPFELPERFEIRGEAFMPTQSFIRLNEEQRAKGQKEFANPRNAAAGSLRQLDPQIAASRQLDAFFYGVTPLSGETGASTQWERLAWLRAMGFKTSPACAACNSIEAVQDFIAHWEGRRAELSFATDGAVVKVDDLALQDALGYTAKSPRWAVAWKYPPEIRQTRVEAIELSVGRTGVITPVAIMSPVFISGSLVQRASLHNFDELAARDVRVGDVVRLQKAAEIIPEILDVVLGERPDPPPAPVSPPTQCPACQTPVVRREGEIALRCPNRSECPAQLANRLEHWASRAAMNIDGLGPALIEQLLNAELASSPADLYQLTPESLMTLDRMAAKSAQNVYEAIQASRQRPLASVLFGLGIRHVGKETALALAQRFHSVDALMEASIEDLAAVDGVGALVAESVALFFADADNRILIDALRARGVRLAESPSQADAALSDALAGKTLVLTGTLPTLKRAEAETLIRRHGGKLSSSVSKKTDFVLAGESPGSKYDKALALGVAVLDEAAFLSLLASAAPDERGS; encoded by the coding sequence ATGACCGCCTCGACGTTCGATTCCCGCGCAGACCGTGAGCGCCTGGACGCCTTGCGCCAGACGCTCGATCGCCATAACTATCTCTACTATGTTCTGGACAAGTCCGAGCTGCCGGATGCCGACTATGACGCCCTGTATCGAGAGTTGTTGGCGCTTGAAGCCCGCCATCCTGACTGGGTGACCTTTGACAGTCCCAGCCAGCGCGTGGGCGCGGCGCCGGCGGCGGGGTTTCAGACGATTCGTCATCCGCAGCGGCTTTACAGTCTCGATAACGTCTTTAACCCCGCAGAGCTGCGCGCCTGGCAAGAGCGGCTGGCGAAACAGGCCGACATCGACTCGCAACGCTTGCGATACGTCGCTGAACTCAAGATAGACGGGCTGGCGATCTCGCTGGTCTACGAGAATGGCGCGCTGCGCTATGGGGCGACGCGCGGCGACGGGCTCGAAGGCGAAGACATCACGGCTTCGCTGAAAACCATTCGCAGTATTCCCCTGCGTGCGCCTGTGACGGGGATGCTCGATGCGCCTTTTGAGCTCCCGGAACGCTTTGAGATTCGAGGCGAAGCGTTTATGCCCACGCAAAGCTTTATTCGCCTGAACGAAGAACAGCGAGCCAAGGGGCAGAAGGAATTCGCGAATCCGCGCAATGCCGCCGCCGGGTCTCTCCGGCAACTGGACCCTCAGATTGCCGCCTCGCGTCAGTTGGACGCCTTCTTCTATGGCGTGACGCCTCTCAGCGGCGAAACCGGCGCGAGTACCCAATGGGAAAGACTGGCGTGGCTGCGGGCGATGGGTTTTAAGACCAGTCCGGCGTGCGCCGCCTGCAACTCGATTGAAGCTGTTCAGGACTTTATCGCCCACTGGGAAGGGAGACGAGCAGAACTCTCCTTTGCAACCGATGGCGCTGTGGTCAAAGTAGACGATCTTGCCCTGCAAGACGCCCTCGGTTACACGGCCAAAAGTCCGCGCTGGGCGGTGGCATGGAAATATCCGCCAGAGATTCGCCAGACCCGCGTCGAGGCCATCGAGTTGAGCGTGGGGCGCACGGGGGTCATTACGCCGGTGGCCATTATGAGCCCGGTCTTCATCTCGGGATCGCTGGTGCAGCGGGCGAGTCTGCACAACTTTGACGAGCTGGCCGCCCGCGATGTGCGCGTGGGCGATGTCGTGCGCCTGCAAAAGGCCGCGGAAATCATCCCCGAAATACTGGACGTGGTCTTGGGCGAACGGCCCGATCCGCCGCCGGCGCCTGTTTCGCCGCCGACTCAGTGCCCTGCATGTCAAACCCCGGTGGTACGTCGAGAGGGCGAGATTGCCTTGAGATGTCCCAATCGCTCGGAATGTCCGGCGCAACTGGCTAATCGACTGGAACACTGGGCATCTCGCGCCGCCATGAATATCGATGGCCTTGGCCCAGCCCTGATTGAGCAGCTTCTGAATGCAGAACTGGCTTCGAGTCCGGCTGATCTGTATCAGCTCACCCCGGAATCCCTTATGACGCTGGACCGCATGGCTGCAAAATCGGCGCAGAACGTTTATGAGGCTATTCAGGCCAGTCGTCAGCGTCCCTTGGCGAGCGTCCTGTTTGGCCTGGGGATTCGCCACGTCGGTAAGGAGACGGCTCTGGCGCTGGCGCAGCGATTCCACAGCGTGGACGCACTGATGGAAGCCTCGATCGAGGATCTGGCGGCGGTCGACGGCGTCGGCGCGCTGGTGGCCGAGAGCGTCGCCCTGTTTTTCGCCGATGCTGACAACCGCATCCTGATTGACGCCTTGCGGGCGCGCGGCGTTCGGCTGGCAGAGTCGCCTTCGCAGGCGGACGCGGCTCTTTCGGATGCGCTGGCGGGCAAGACGCTTGTCCTGACCGGAACCCTGCCGACGCTGAAGCGCGCAGAGGCGGAAACCCTGATTCGACGTCATGGGGGAAAGTTGTCCTCCTCGGTGAGTAAAAAGACGGATTTCGTGCTGGCGGGCGAATCGCCGGGGTCGAAGTACGATAAGGCGCTGGCGCTGGGCGTTGCCGTTCTGGACGAGGCGGCATTCCTCTCGCTGTTAGCTTCTGCCGCTCCTGACGAGAGAGGGAGCTGA
- a CDS encoding endonuclease/exonuclease/phosphatase family protein, which produces MIKDNPAMRWLLWMFCLGLLAVAIGCLWLSPRYWPFEMLSAFWPQYLAAFFALGLAAAFSWRPALALFALAGVALAGVALKSLLAPAPAPPLSTHAASFTMMQANLHDENIDHQRFFKFVGSNHPDILALQEVTPHWMRAIRANENLMTRYPYRLIGNGGDTTLLSRFPLAHARREFIPPYDSYLSAQVRLENRVVQVFVIHPEHPTSGSSARRQRGVFDALIAKGRQTPNPFLIVGDFNATPWSYQFNRLKSSLSLTDTAQQGLGFPPSWPVGWGPLMIPIDHCLVSPGLRVTQRTVGPALGSDHLPARMTLALE; this is translated from the coding sequence ATGATAAAGGACAATCCGGCGATGCGCTGGCTGTTGTGGATGTTCTGCCTGGGATTGCTGGCTGTCGCCATTGGGTGTCTCTGGCTGAGCCCGCGTTATTGGCCTTTCGAGATGCTATCGGCCTTCTGGCCGCAATATTTGGCGGCCTTTTTTGCGCTTGGCCTTGCTGCGGCGTTTTCGTGGCGTCCGGCGCTGGCGTTGTTCGCTTTGGCGGGCGTCGCGCTGGCGGGTGTGGCCTTAAAAAGCCTGCTGGCGCCAGCCCCTGCGCCGCCATTGTCGACTCATGCCGCTTCGTTTACGATGATGCAGGCAAATCTTCACGATGAAAACATTGACCACCAGCGGTTTTTCAAATTCGTGGGGTCGAATCATCCAGATATTCTGGCGCTTCAGGAGGTGACGCCTCACTGGATGCGCGCTATCCGTGCGAATGAAAACCTGATGACCCGCTATCCCTATCGCCTGATTGGCAATGGCGGCGATACGACGCTTTTGAGTCGGTTCCCACTGGCGCATGCGCGTCGCGAGTTCATTCCGCCTTATGATTCCTATCTGAGCGCGCAGGTGCGCCTTGAAAACCGCGTGGTTCAGGTGTTTGTCATTCACCCGGAGCATCCCACCAGCGGCTCGTCGGCGCGTCGTCAGCGGGGCGTTTTCGATGCGCTGATAGCCAAAGGCCGCCAGACGCCGAATCCGTTTCTGATTGTCGGTGATTTTAACGCCACACCCTGGTCTTATCAGTTCAATCGCCTGAAAAGCTCGCTGTCTCTGACAGATACCGCGCAACAGGGTTTGGGATTCCCGCCCTCGTGGCCGGTAGGGTGGGGTCCGCTGATGATCCCGATTGATCACTGTCTGGTCAGTCCCGGCTTGCGGGTGACGCAGCGTACCGTCGGCCCCGCCCTCGGCTCCGATCACCTCCCCGCCCGCATGACCCTTGCGCTGGAATAG
- a CDS encoding transketolase has protein sequence MSLHPPSSRLSVPQLREIAAKLRPVALSMIFEAQSGHPGTSFSCLEILLALWLDHMRHDPAQPDWPDRDRFVLSKGHGAPALYAVLMEAGYIPWAEQPTLRRIHSNLQGHPASRYVAGVDVSTGSLGQGLSCAVGMALGHRLDGRSSRVYALLGDGECQEGNVWEAVMSAAHHKVNRLTAIVDRNGLQIDGATENVKALGELAPKFSAFGWQTLEADGHDFEDLRRALAEADRLADASDRPTVIIARCVKGKGVSFMENAAGWHGKAPNRDEFDRAMSELNATLAGFQS, from the coding sequence ATGTCCCTCCACCCACCCTCTTCCCGCCTGAGCGTCCCGCAACTGCGGGAGATTGCCGCCAAACTCCGTCCCGTCGCGCTGTCGATGATCTTCGAGGCGCAATCCGGGCATCCCGGCACGTCGTTTTCGTGTCTTGAGATTTTGCTGGCCCTGTGGCTCGATCACATGCGCCATGACCCTGCCCAACCTGACTGGCCGGACCGGGACCGTTTTGTCCTCTCGAAAGGACACGGCGCGCCTGCATTGTACGCCGTTCTAATGGAAGCGGGGTATATTCCGTGGGCGGAACAACCCACATTGCGCCGGATTCATTCCAATCTGCAAGGACATCCGGCGTCTCGTTATGTCGCAGGCGTTGATGTTTCGACCGGATCGCTGGGACAAGGACTCTCCTGCGCCGTCGGCATGGCGCTGGGGCATCGTCTGGATGGCCGATCGTCCCGCGTCTACGCCCTGTTAGGCGATGGCGAGTGTCAGGAAGGCAACGTATGGGAGGCCGTCATGAGCGCCGCCCATCACAAAGTCAATCGGCTGACGGCGATTGTCGATCGCAATGGCCTGCAAATCGATGGCGCTACCGAAAACGTGAAAGCGCTCGGCGAACTGGCCCCTAAATTCAGCGCGTTTGGCTGGCAGACGCTGGAGGCCGACGGGCACGATTTCGAGGATCTGCGCCGCGCGCTGGCCGAAGCCGACCGACTGGCGGACGCGTCTGACCGGCCGACAGTCATTATTGCGCGCTGCGTCAAGGGAAAAGGCGTGTCGTTTATGGAAAACGCCGCCGGCTGGCATGGCAAGGCCCCCAACCGCGATGAGTTTGATCGCGCCATGTCCGAATTAAACGCGACGCTCGCGGGATTTCAATCCTAA